From Permianibacter aggregans, a single genomic window includes:
- the rsgA gene encoding small ribosomal subunit biogenesis GTPase RsgA, which yields MAKEQRTHERQRKENKSRDLFSRAQTDEPLQDGIIVGRFGQEADVQDDDGHIFRCHLRKHLKSIAVGDEVEWYPDATGSAVVVNVKPRRSQLERPNPYEGLKIIAANIDHILIIVAPLPAFSETLLDRYLVAAELTDISVSIVVNKTDLLSAQTKAELQERLSCYVDLGYPLFWVSRKSGEGMQALREHMSDGCSVLVGQSGVGKSSLLNALVPEAQSDVGEVSESSDLGQHTTSASRLYRLPNGGSIIDSPGVREFGLWHLSAQDIAKGFVDIRRISERCKFRNCMHDREPQCAVRDAAESGELPASRWQSFKAILASLNTV from the coding sequence ATGGCGAAAGAGCAGCGCACGCACGAGCGCCAACGCAAGGAAAACAAATCGCGTGATTTGTTTTCACGTGCGCAAACCGATGAGCCGTTGCAGGACGGTATCATCGTTGGCCGTTTCGGTCAGGAAGCCGATGTTCAGGATGATGATGGCCATATTTTTCGCTGCCATTTGCGCAAGCATCTGAAATCCATCGCCGTTGGTGATGAAGTCGAATGGTATCCGGATGCCACCGGCAGCGCCGTTGTCGTTAATGTCAAACCGCGCCGTTCACAATTGGAAAGGCCGAACCCCTACGAAGGCTTGAAGATTATCGCGGCCAATATCGATCACATTCTGATTATCGTCGCGCCGCTGCCGGCGTTTTCCGAGACGCTGCTCGATCGTTATCTGGTAGCCGCCGAATTGACGGACATTTCGGTCAGCATCGTCGTCAATAAAACTGACTTATTGAGTGCGCAAACAAAAGCAGAATTACAAGAACGGCTGAGCTGTTATGTTGATCTCGGCTATCCGCTGTTCTGGGTCAGCCGCAAATCCGGCGAAGGTATGCAAGCGCTACGCGAACACATGAGTGATGGCTGCAGCGTACTCGTTGGCCAAAGCGGTGTTGGCAAATCCTCGCTGCTCAATGCCTTGGTGCCGGAAGCGCAAAGCGATGTCGGTGAAGTGTCGGAAAGCTCCGATCTCGGCCAGCACACGACATCGGCTTCCAGGCTTTATCGCCTGCCCAATGGCGGCAGCATTATCGATTCACCTGGCGTGCGCGAGTTCGGGCTATGGCATTTGAGCGCGCAGGATATCGCCAAGGGGTTTGTCGATATTCGCCGGATCAGCGAACGTTGCAAGTTTCGCAATTGCATGCATGATCGGGAACCGCAATGCGCCGTGCGCGACGCGGCCGAAAGCGGCGAATTGCCAGCCAGTCGCTGGCAGAGTTTCAAAGCCATTCTGGCCAGTTTGAATACCGTATAA
- the tsaE gene encoding tRNA (adenosine(37)-N6)-threonylcarbamoyltransferase complex ATPase subunit type 1 TsaE — MIERQLSLPVEADTLALGAVLAHWLEPGETLHLHGDLGAGKTTLVRGLLRALDYEGPVKSPTYTLVESYPLAGKTIHHFDLYRITDPEELEFLGLDEYFRPDSIALIEWPERGQGGLPPPVARLELSRQGDGRLARLQLDEKRTNALDFLLKSTQY; from the coding sequence ATGATTGAACGGCAACTGTCGCTGCCGGTGGAGGCCGATACGCTGGCGCTAGGCGCTGTGCTGGCTCATTGGCTGGAGCCCGGCGAAACCTTGCATCTGCACGGCGACCTCGGCGCCGGCAAGACCACACTGGTACGCGGTCTGCTGCGGGCGCTCGATTACGAAGGCCCGGTGAAAAGCCCGACCTATACGCTGGTCGAAAGCTATCCGCTAGCCGGCAAGACCATCCACCATTTCGACCTGTATCGCATCACCGACCCGGAAGAGCTGGAATTCCTCGGCCTCGACGAATATTTCCGGCCTGACAGCATCGCGCTGATCGAATGGCCGGAGCGCGGCCAGGGGGGGTTGCCGCCGCCTGTGGCTCGGCTCGAACTGAGTCGTCAGGGCGACGGTCGGCTGGCCCGATTACAGTTGGACGAAAAACGTACCAATGCGCTTGATTTTCTATTAAAATCAACACAATATTGA
- a CDS encoding PilZ domain-containing protein, which produces MSEQHSDRRRFSRVDFFSQAYLCDSNGRVPCQVCDVSLQGALVAIPAEYADVSLVTPLTLEIPLGDEDDVVIRMTVRVAHEREGVMGLLCDSIDLDSISHLRRLVELNLGDASALEREFPALRHSDE; this is translated from the coding sequence ATGAGCGAACAACACAGCGATCGACGGCGCTTTTCCCGCGTTGATTTTTTCTCACAAGCCTACCTGTGCGACAGCAATGGCCGAGTTCCCTGCCAGGTATGCGATGTTTCGCTGCAGGGCGCGCTGGTCGCGATTCCGGCCGAATACGCCGATGTCAGTCTGGTGACACCGTTGACGCTGGAAATTCCGCTTGGCGACGAAGACGATGTCGTCATTCGGATGACGGTGCGCGTTGCACATGAGCGCGAAGGTGTCATGGGTCTGCTTTGCGACAGCATCGATCTGGACAGCATCAGCCATTTGCGCCGTCTGGTGGAATTGAATCTGGGCGATGCCAGCGCGCTCGAGCGGGAATTCCCGGCGCTACGACATAGTGATGAATGA
- the motB gene encoding flagellar motor protein MotB: protein MADKGEGKQPIIVKKVKKGHGGHHGGAWKVAFADFTTAMMAFFMLLWLLGSVSSEQKAAISSYFQDPGGTFMGEGGANASLIELGEPKLPTTQEVPEVLAPGAAADTEQDGPGDEQARQKALEDAENLALAQLKEKMIDMVNSNMAFSDYKDQVLIDITPEGLRIQIVDKEGRPMFDSGSPQMKYYSIAILQNLAKLIAQVPNRISITGHTDAMPFLDRKDYGNWELSAERANAARRELIAGGVKASQIARIEGFADSVLFNEADPDDPVNRRIAIIVLKKRIDDALKSHALGQFSEDYLAPQNIDTPAPQVPEPAVEEPPETPAQ, encoded by the coding sequence ATGGCAGACAAAGGCGAAGGCAAACAGCCGATCATCGTCAAGAAGGTCAAGAAAGGTCATGGTGGCCATCACGGCGGTGCCTGGAAAGTCGCGTTCGCCGATTTCACCACCGCGATGATGGCGTTCTTCATGTTGCTGTGGTTGCTCGGCAGTGTTTCATCGGAACAGAAAGCCGCTATTTCTTCTTATTTCCAGGACCCGGGCGGCACTTTCATGGGCGAGGGCGGTGCCAACGCATCGCTGATTGAATTGGGCGAACCGAAACTGCCTACCACCCAGGAAGTGCCGGAGGTTTTGGCTCCCGGCGCCGCCGCCGACACTGAGCAGGATGGCCCCGGCGATGAACAAGCCAGACAGAAGGCCCTGGAAGATGCCGAGAACCTGGCGCTGGCACAGCTGAAAGAAAAAATGATCGACATGGTCAACAGCAACATGGCCTTTTCCGATTACAAGGATCAGGTGCTGATTGACATCACACCGGAAGGTTTACGGATCCAGATTGTCGACAAGGAAGGGCGGCCGATGTTCGACTCAGGCAGTCCACAAATGAAATATTATTCGATCGCCATTCTTCAGAATCTGGCCAAACTGATTGCCCAAGTACCGAACCGGATTTCGATCACTGGACATACCGACGCTATGCCGTTTCTTGATCGAAAAGATTACGGCAACTGGGAGTTGTCGGCTGAGCGCGCCAATGCCGCACGTCGTGAGTTGATCGCCGGAGGCGTCAAGGCTTCGCAGATTGCTCGTATCGAAGGCTTTGCTGATTCGGTGTTGTTCAACGAAGCCGATCCAGACGATCCCGTCAACCGGCGTATCGCCATTATCGTGTTGAAAAAACGCATAGATGATGCCTTGAAATCGCATGCGCTCGGGCAGTTCAGTGAAGATTATCTGGCGCCGCAGAATATCGATACGCCCGCGCCGCAAGTGCCTGAGCCTGCTGTTGAAGAACCACCGGAAACGCCAGCGCAATAA
- a CDS encoding 4a-hydroxytetrahydrobiopterin dehydratase: protein MTDLTKETGSQNATKLAANEIESLLKAVPEWSLSDGNILRREFKFKNFYHVMSFVNAVAWIANKEGHHPDMEVGYSRVLVQFTTHDADGITRNDFICAAKVDSLLTTGAVGPALV from the coding sequence ATGACGGATCTGACCAAGGAAACCGGTTCCCAGAACGCCACGAAACTGGCAGCCAATGAAATCGAGTCGTTATTGAAAGCGGTGCCGGAATGGTCGCTGAGCGATGGCAACATCCTGCGCCGGGAATTTAAATTCAAAAACTTTTATCACGTCATGAGCTTTGTCAACGCCGTGGCCTGGATTGCCAACAAAGAAGGGCACCACCCGGATATGGAAGTGGGTTACAGCCGGGTGCTGGTGCAATTCACCACCCACGATGCCGATGGCATTACCCGCAATGATTTTATTTGTGCCGCCAAAGTCGACAGCTTGCTGACGACGGGCGCGGTCGGTCCGGCCCTGGTTTGA
- the orn gene encoding oligoribonuclease, whose product MNKSDDHLIWIDLEMTGLDPSNDRIIEIATIVTDKNLNVLAEGPVLAIYQSDQIIDAMDEWCTRTHGESGLIQRMRESQVTEADAEQQTIAFLKNWIDKGKSPICGNSICQDRRFLARHMPELEAYFHYRNLDVSTLKELAKRWKPDVLKKVNKKNTHTALEDIRESIQELTLYREHFLAL is encoded by the coding sequence ATGAATAAGTCAGACGATCATCTGATCTGGATTGATTTGGAAATGACCGGGCTCGATCCGAGCAATGATCGCATTATCGAAATTGCCACGATTGTTACCGACAAAAATTTGAACGTGCTGGCCGAAGGGCCGGTGCTGGCCATCTACCAGAGTGACCAAATCATCGACGCGATGGATGAATGGTGCACGCGCACCCATGGCGAGTCCGGGCTGATTCAGCGCATGCGTGAATCGCAAGTCACCGAAGCCGATGCCGAACAGCAGACCATTGCCTTCCTGAAAAACTGGATCGACAAAGGCAAATCACCGATCTGCGGCAACTCCATTTGTCAGGATCGCCGCTTTCTGGCCCGCCATATGCCCGAGCTCGAAGCTTATTTTCATTACCGTAATCTCGATGTCAGCACACTGAAAGAACTGGCCAAGCGCTGGAAACCGGATGTGCTGAAAAAAGTCAACAAGAAAAACACTCACACGGCGCTGGAAGACATTCGCGAGTCGATTCAGGAACTGACGCTGTACCGCGAACATTTTCTGGCCCTTTGA
- a CDS encoding PilZ domain-containing protein — protein MANYLPPNRGRAAPSTKQELERMEQQRLSQPCMRTLDLRGQVAGKCKEYQHGGRTHWMDERSIAIFEQLLARFRGQYTLGVYEALLASTKMAKSESGGARTVHADARDDEVMCIDFGYRPRRAESRMNYVSSVTMELENGNRLAGKTLDLSLLGLRLSPSANIQLPPGTPLSLHFDELQQKHGEPFGEIAYTVVATDLEQDRKVLRLKRQMRDSEREFDHFLPHFIESQSNRYKHELNDLLQVTYARAYDRLYGQRLQGLYAFFRPSGERIELEACAGPVEYALSETTPLIALAARQLARITTAAMLEKQSQIIVASRQSLHVMRWQGRVYALPADALQAKAQRDDWYRLMNESEESACYGLVWRKQPTLHQADIDEALDMLPESLKPHIADWQQRLGRISHSCALVPYQSTLRPEQRFDALPTQVPEWLKVWEVPRSPVPPLFAMGVRGQRAQERYLHKTAVQVDSENESVSGELVDFSINGLQLQLNRPGRFEAREIVKVSFPALQEKVKEPEELAQQAYRVVRSQHQGERLSLERDFRVSKHGAARFFTYIIQNNRHRLPRCTHEQQQIADARIAEMLVGVGLAGVPFVLSRDSEKRPYLFACGFNPGSSLLYPFGDDKISITSLNQRELLQTLLSEHCNNVGAVDKVRHALLKLQKQDEHTAIWSLLEPASPADERQMLQQALQEKARIFACAIAPVNPLPRSEFEALLKPVFNNSRYKADQFRAEISRVIGIGTLFDLTPALAHELQFPADAAAP, from the coding sequence ATGGCGAATTACCTCCCTCCCAACCGCGGCCGTGCCGCCCCCAGCACCAAGCAGGAACTGGAGCGCATGGAGCAGCAACGGCTGTCACAGCCCTGCATGCGCACGCTTGATCTGCGCGGCCAGGTCGCCGGCAAATGTAAAGAGTATCAACATGGCGGCCGCACCCACTGGATGGATGAGCGCTCGATTGCGATATTCGAGCAGTTGCTGGCGCGGTTTCGTGGCCAGTACACGCTTGGCGTGTACGAAGCCTTGCTGGCCAGTACCAAAATGGCGAAATCGGAATCGGGCGGCGCTCGCACCGTGCATGCCGATGCCCGCGATGATGAGGTGATGTGCATCGATTTTGGCTACCGGCCGCGCCGGGCCGAATCACGAATGAATTATGTCTCGTCGGTGACCATGGAATTGGAAAACGGCAATCGCCTGGCCGGAAAAACGCTGGACTTGTCATTGCTGGGATTACGCCTGTCGCCGTCGGCCAATATTCAATTGCCACCGGGTACGCCGCTGTCGCTGCACTTTGATGAACTGCAACAAAAGCATGGCGAACCATTCGGCGAGATCGCCTATACCGTGGTCGCCACCGATCTCGAACAGGATCGCAAAGTGCTGCGCCTGAAGCGGCAGATGCGCGACAGCGAACGCGAGTTTGATCACTTCCTGCCGCACTTTATCGAAAGCCAATCGAACCGCTACAAGCACGAGCTGAATGACCTGCTGCAGGTCACTTATGCGCGTGCTTATGACCGCTTGTATGGTCAGCGCCTGCAAGGGCTATACGCGTTTTTCCGGCCCAGTGGCGAGCGCATTGAGCTGGAAGCCTGTGCTGGGCCAGTCGAATATGCATTGAGCGAGACCACACCGCTGATCGCCTTGGCGGCCCGGCAACTGGCGCGCATCACGACGGCGGCGATGCTGGAAAAACAAAGTCAGATCATTGTCGCCAGCCGGCAAAGCCTGCACGTGATGCGCTGGCAAGGTCGCGTTTATGCGCTGCCCGCCGACGCGCTGCAAGCCAAAGCTCAGCGCGATGACTGGTATCGGTTGATGAATGAGTCCGAGGAAAGTGCCTGTTATGGATTGGTCTGGCGTAAACAACCAACGCTGCACCAAGCCGATATCGATGAAGCGTTGGACATGTTGCCCGAATCGCTAAAGCCGCATATTGCCGACTGGCAACAGCGCCTCGGTCGCATCAGCCATAGCTGTGCGCTGGTGCCTTATCAAAGCACATTGCGCCCGGAACAACGCTTCGATGCCTTGCCGACCCAGGTACCGGAGTGGCTGAAAGTCTGGGAAGTGCCACGCTCACCGGTACCGCCGCTGTTCGCCATGGGTGTGCGCGGCCAGCGTGCGCAGGAGCGCTATTTGCACAAGACCGCAGTGCAGGTCGACAGTGAAAATGAATCGGTCAGCGGCGAGCTGGTGGATTTTTCCATCAATGGTTTGCAGCTGCAGTTGAACAGACCAGGCCGATTTGAAGCACGGGAAATCGTCAAAGTCAGCTTCCCGGCGCTGCAGGAAAAAGTCAAAGAGCCGGAAGAATTGGCGCAACAGGCGTATCGTGTCGTACGCAGTCAGCACCAAGGAGAGCGGCTGTCGCTGGAACGTGATTTCCGGGTCAGCAAACATGGCGCCGCGCGCTTTTTCACGTACATCATTCAGAACAATCGGCACCGCCTGCCTCGCTGTACCCATGAGCAGCAGCAAATTGCCGATGCCCGCATCGCCGAGATGCTGGTTGGCGTTGGCCTTGCCGGTGTACCGTTTGTGTTGTCGCGCGACAGCGAAAAACGCCCATATCTTTTTGCCTGTGGATTCAATCCGGGCAGTTCGCTGCTTTATCCTTTTGGTGATGACAAGATCTCGATCACCAGTTTGAATCAACGCGAGTTATTGCAGACCCTGCTCAGCGAGCATTGCAATAATGTCGGCGCCGTCGACAAGGTTCGTCACGCCTTGTTGAAACTGCAAAAGCAGGACGAGCACACGGCGATCTGGAGTCTGCTGGAACCCGCATCGCCGGCCGACGAGCGGCAGATGCTGCAACAGGCCTTGCAGGAAAAGGCCCGAATATTTGCCTGTGCGATTGCACCGGTCAATCCATTGCCGCGCAGTGAATTCGAGGCGCTGTTGAAACCGGTGTTCAATAACTCGCGATACAAAGCCGATCAATTCCGCGCCGAAATCAGCCGGGTCATCGGTATCGGCACCTTATTTGATTTAACTCCAGCACTGGCGCACGAATTGCAGTTTCCAGCGGATGCAGCAGCGCCCTGA
- a CDS encoding NAD(P)H-hydrate dehydratase, with amino-acid sequence MHLKKGFPNGERILSTEEVRAVEQRFPSVSQQPTRVLMQRAGEVAFALTKRCWPEARRLTVLCGKGNNGGDGVVVATLAAKAGFEVQILMPELDESSGDAADARASCPIKPKRFSAEALSGSELIVDALMGIGLDGALREPMRGIVEQVNVFTERSRVPVLALDMPTGLPSDDGAIEGPVLNASRTITFIACKPGLLTEAGLDHVGTLECANLDMPEECFNGVRRAAEWLAHRHWQPQLLPRPRRSHKGDNGHVLLIGGAPGMGGAIRMSGEAALRSGAGLVSLYCHQSAANACLATRPELMAHGFEQAPEPAALNRLIERASVLAAGPGLSQADWVPALLNRLIETGKPLVLDADALNILAKAPQPVPNAVLTPHPGEAARLLDCSTADIQTDRLAAAKALLDHYQAAAVVLKGAPSLIADTERYTVLAEGNPAMATGGMGDVLTGILAALLAQGLSPFDAARLGASLHAWAGDCAARDIGQRGVLASDLFRYLPQGLSS; translated from the coding sequence ATGCATCTGAAAAAAGGCTTCCCGAACGGCGAGCGGATTCTGAGCACAGAAGAAGTCCGCGCTGTCGAGCAGCGCTTTCCTTCAGTCAGCCAGCAGCCAACCCGGGTGTTGATGCAACGTGCCGGCGAAGTCGCGTTTGCGCTGACTAAGCGTTGCTGGCCGGAGGCGCGCCGGCTGACCGTGCTGTGCGGCAAAGGCAATAACGGCGGCGATGGCGTTGTTGTCGCGACGTTGGCGGCCAAAGCCGGTTTCGAGGTGCAGATCCTGATGCCGGAGCTGGACGAGTCCAGCGGCGATGCCGCCGATGCCCGGGCAAGCTGCCCGATCAAACCGAAACGTTTCTCGGCCGAGGCGTTGAGCGGAAGCGAGTTGATCGTCGATGCGCTGATGGGCATCGGTCTCGATGGCGCGTTGCGCGAACCGATGCGCGGCATCGTCGAGCAGGTCAATGTCTTTACCGAACGCAGCCGAGTCCCGGTGTTGGCGCTCGATATGCCGACCGGCCTGCCATCCGATGATGGCGCCATCGAAGGGCCGGTGCTGAACGCCAGCCGGACCATTACCTTTATCGCCTGCAAACCGGGCTTGCTGACCGAGGCCGGTCTGGATCATGTCGGCACCCTCGAATGCGCGAATCTGGATATGCCGGAAGAATGTTTCAACGGCGTCCGCCGCGCCGCGGAATGGTTGGCGCACCGACACTGGCAACCGCAGTTGCTACCGCGTCCGCGTCGTAGCCATAAAGGTGATAACGGCCATGTACTGTTGATTGGTGGCGCACCCGGCATGGGGGGCGCTATTCGGATGAGTGGCGAAGCGGCTTTGCGCAGTGGTGCCGGTCTTGTCAGCCTCTATTGTCATCAGTCGGCGGCCAACGCTTGCCTGGCCACCCGGCCGGAGCTGATGGCCCACGGCTTCGAGCAGGCGCCGGAACCGGCTGCACTGAACCGTCTGATTGAGCGGGCCTCCGTACTGGCGGCAGGCCCCGGACTGTCGCAGGCCGACTGGGTGCCGGCCTTGCTGAACCGGCTGATCGAAACCGGCAAACCACTGGTGCTCGATGCCGATGCGCTGAATATCTTGGCGAAAGCGCCGCAGCCGGTGCCGAATGCGGTGCTGACCCCGCACCCGGGTGAGGCCGCACGCCTGCTTGATTGCTCTACGGCCGATATTCAGACCGATCGTTTGGCCGCAGCCAAGGCTCTACTTGATCACTATCAGGCTGCCGCTGTTGTGCTGAAAGGCGCGCCGTCATTGATTGCCGACACCGAGCGTTACACGGTGCTTGCCGAAGGCAATCCGGCGATGGCGACGGGCGGTATGGGTGATGTGCTGACCGGTATCCTCGCCGCCTTGCTGGCGCAGGGCCTGTCGCCTTTCGATGCCGCGAGATTGGGGGCCAGCCTGCATGCCTGGGCCGGTGACTGCGCGGCCCGCGATATCGGCCAGCGCGGAGTGCTGGCCAGCGATTTGTTCCGTTATTTACCTCAGGGTTTGAGCTCATGA
- the radA gene encoding DNA repair protein RadA yields the protein MAKNKTVYACAACGAISPKWQGQCADCGQWNTLSEQVEVKAPARSGRFAGFAGAASTVTRLPEVQTGNIQRWPTGSGELDRVLGGGLVPGSVVLIGGDPGIGKSTLLTQTLCLLAGQGPALYVTGEESLEQVSLRAKRLGLGESNLALLAETQVERIVAVAEQEKPQVMVVDSVQTLYTEQLQSAPGGVSQVRESAALLTRFAKQTGTALFLVGHVTKDGALAGPRVLEHMVDAVLYFEGESDGRFRLVRAVKNRFGAVNELGVFAMTETGLKEVKNPSAIFLTRNSQPVPGSLVTATWEGTRPLLVEVQALVDESRAGHPRRVAVGLDSNRLAMLLAVLHRHGGVQSYDQDVFLNVVGGVRVLETSADLAQLLAVVSSLRNRPLPTDLIAFAEVGLAGELRPVPNGQERLKEAAKHGFRRAIVPLGNAPKLPPEGMTVQAVRSLHEALLAAYQE from the coding sequence ATGGCCAAGAATAAAACCGTTTACGCTTGCGCTGCCTGTGGCGCCATCAGTCCGAAATGGCAAGGGCAGTGTGCCGATTGTGGCCAGTGGAATACGCTCAGCGAACAGGTTGAAGTGAAAGCGCCGGCGCGCAGCGGCCGTTTTGCCGGATTCGCCGGAGCGGCGTCGACAGTCACCCGCTTGCCGGAAGTGCAAACCGGCAATATCCAGCGCTGGCCAACCGGTTCCGGCGAGCTGGATCGAGTCTTGGGCGGTGGCCTGGTGCCGGGTTCGGTGGTGCTGATTGGCGGTGATCCGGGCATTGGTAAATCGACACTTTTGACGCAGACACTTTGCCTATTGGCCGGGCAGGGGCCGGCACTGTATGTCACCGGCGAAGAAAGCCTGGAGCAGGTTTCGCTACGTGCCAAACGCTTGGGGCTCGGCGAGTCCAATTTGGCGCTGCTGGCTGAAACGCAAGTCGAGCGCATTGTTGCCGTCGCGGAACAGGAAAAACCGCAAGTGATGGTCGTCGACTCGGTGCAGACGCTTTACACCGAACAACTGCAATCGGCGCCCGGTGGCGTTTCCCAGGTGCGGGAAAGTGCGGCCTTGCTGACCCGTTTTGCCAAGCAGACCGGTACCGCATTGTTTCTGGTCGGCCATGTCACCAAAGACGGCGCTTTGGCCGGCCCGCGGGTACTGGAGCATATGGTTGATGCCGTGCTCTATTTCGAAGGTGAAAGCGACGGCCGTTTCCGCTTGGTGCGAGCAGTGAAAAATCGTTTTGGCGCGGTCAACGAACTCGGCGTGTTTGCCATGACCGAAACCGGCCTGAAAGAGGTCAAGAATCCGTCGGCGATTTTTCTGACCCGCAACAGCCAACCGGTGCCCGGTTCGCTGGTCACGGCGACCTGGGAAGGTACCCGGCCGTTATTGGTCGAAGTGCAAGCGCTGGTCGATGAAAGTCGGGCCGGGCATCCGCGCCGGGTGGCGGTCGGTTTGGACAGCAACCGCTTGGCGATGTTGCTGGCAGTGTTGCACCGTCATGGCGGTGTACAGTCCTACGATCAGGATGTGTTCCTGAACGTCGTTGGTGGTGTGCGAGTGTTGGAAACCAGTGCCGATCTGGCGCAGCTGCTGGCCGTGGTGTCGTCACTGCGCAACCGGCCTTTGCCTACCGACTTGATTGCCTTCGCGGAAGTCGGTTTGGCCGGAGAGTTGCGGCCGGTACCGAATGGCCAGGAGCGATTGAAAGAGGCCGCCAAACATGGATTCCGACGCGCCATCGTGCCGCTCGGCAATGCACCGAAACTGCCGCCGGAAGGTATGACTGTGCAGGCCGTGCGTTCCTTGCACGAAGCGTTGCTGGCGGCTTATCAGGAGTAA
- a CDS encoding choice-of-anchor L domain-containing protein, with protein MKLLKWQGMAAVFALGLSALPAQAIVVTSETNANALAAALLAGGGAGIDLGSVVVSVSNHTSGSAVSSGTYTNASNTYGIGNGIVLSSGNVLNYGDGPNTAGGTTTAYGVAATAAEELLLDPITGGSLNHNDVTSITLTFNLLPGFDSVFFNIAFGSEEWPEWAGSSFIDAFGLFVNGTNVAFANGNPINIDHPDMVGQAGTELDGMLGGSTGAFGQFVHTFGTFVGDGAMGVTVTFIIADSGDSSLDSTVYISQLGGSAPPPPVPAPAAALLIAGGLLLLGRKRQR; from the coding sequence ATGAAATTATTGAAGTGGCAAGGCATGGCCGCCGTATTCGCGCTTGGACTGAGCGCGCTGCCAGCTCAAGCCATCGTAGTGACCTCAGAGACCAACGCCAATGCCTTGGCTGCCGCTCTGTTGGCCGGTGGTGGCGCCGGTATTGATTTGGGAAGTGTTGTGGTTTCGGTCAGCAATCATACCTCGGGAAGCGCCGTATCCAGCGGTACCTACACCAACGCCAGCAATACCTATGGCATCGGTAACGGTATCGTGCTGTCCAGCGGTAACGTACTGAATTATGGTGACGGTCCAAATACGGCTGGTGGCACCACCACGGCTTATGGCGTGGCGGCGACGGCAGCAGAAGAATTGTTGTTGGACCCCATCACTGGTGGTTCATTGAATCATAACGATGTCACCAGCATTACCTTGACCTTTAACCTACTGCCGGGCTTCGATTCGGTATTCTTCAATATCGCTTTCGGTTCGGAAGAATGGCCAGAGTGGGCGGGTTCATCATTCATTGATGCGTTCGGCCTGTTCGTCAACGGCACCAACGTTGCGTTCGCTAACGGTAATCCGATCAACATTGACCATCCAGACATGGTTGGTCAGGCCGGTACCGAGCTGGACGGCATGTTGGGCGGCAGCACTGGTGCGTTTGGCCAGTTCGTGCACACCTTCGGTACCTTCGTTGGTGATGGCGCCATGGGCGTGACCGTTACGTTCATCATTGCCGATTCAGGTGATTCGTCACTGGACAGCACGGTCTACATCAGCCAGCTCGGTGGCTCGGCTCCGCCGCCTCCGGTGCCAGCTCCGGCTGCTGCACTGCTGATCGCTGGTGGTTTGCTGCTGCTTGGCCGTAAACGCCAACGTTAA
- the motA gene encoding flagellar motor stator protein MotA has protein sequence MNLIVGAVIVWAAVIAGYMLSGGDLLALWQPFELITICGAAFGAFFIANPMGVIAQTFKGGIGLLGGSPYNKTMYMELLSLLYDLFSKIRKEGLIAIEGEIEDPKASAIFTKYKLIMKDHHVLDFICDYMRLMVVGDMSAHELEALMDAEMEAHHTEALLPANALQKVADALPGFGIVAAVMGIVITMGALGGPPEVLGHHVAAALVGTFLGILFAYGFVAPMVSSMEHKVREEGQFYACIKASLLACVSGAPPQVAIEFGRKVLFSSVRPSFTELEKRVRGN, from the coding sequence ATGAATTTGATTGTTGGCGCTGTCATCGTATGGGCGGCGGTGATTGCTGGATACATGTTGTCAGGCGGCGATTTGCTCGCATTGTGGCAGCCTTTCGAGTTGATCACGATTTGTGGAGCTGCGTTTGGCGCTTTTTTTATTGCCAACCCAATGGGCGTGATCGCTCAGACGTTTAAGGGTGGCATCGGGTTGCTCGGCGGTTCCCCGTATAACAAAACCATGTACATGGAATTGTTGAGTCTGCTTTATGACCTGTTCAGCAAAATCCGCAAAGAAGGTTTGATCGCCATTGAAGGCGAAATCGAAGACCCAAAAGCCAGCGCGATCTTCACCAAGTACAAGCTGATCATGAAGGATCACCATGTGCTCGATTTCATCTGTGATTACATGCGACTGATGGTGGTCGGCGATATGAGTGCACACGAACTCGAAGCACTGATGGACGCGGAAATGGAAGCTCACCATACCGAAGCGTTGCTGCCGGCCAATGCCTTGCAGAAAGTCGCTGATGCACTGCCTGGCTTCGGTATCGTCGCGGCGGTCATGGGTATTGTCATCACCATGGGAGCACTTGGCGGTCCGCCTGAGGTGCTCGGTCACCATGTAGCGGCGGCGTTGGTCGGAACTTTTCTCGGTATTTTGTTTGCCTATGGATTTGTCGCGCCAATGGTCAGTTCCATGGAGCACAAGGTGCGCGAGGAAGGCCAGTTCTATGCCTGCATCAAAGCCTCGCTGCTGGCTTGCGTCAGTGGCGCGCCGCCGCAAGTGGCCATTGAATTTGGCCGCAAAGTATTGTTCAGCTCGGTACGTCCTTCCTTTACCGAGCTGGAAAAGCGGGTGCGCGGTAACTAA